The Plasmodium brasilianum strain Bolivian I chromosome 14, whole genome shotgun sequence genome contains a region encoding:
- a CDS encoding general transcription factor IIH subunit 2 — protein sequence MQNTQSSENKATLVEEVVRDFDKNEVFEEITAKFTWEQDVERSWNLLVENNGVLQHVSQENLENNSKQKYKKDQIASLRKGIFRHIIILFDMSSSMKERDFKPDRINVVLECVEVKIGKKIALRGAKRKITDIYSHAFLKNFFFKNPVGHVGVVALKNSSAKLIQSLTSNIDDILSSLLKERSNGLQGSPSLQEGLEIAHDLLIDMPMYGTKEIVIMYSSIRTCDKNNILNILELLVKNNIYVNCISIAPEMHILKYICERTKGIYKICTSKNELLNEINSVAETPLWMFGMEPQLIHICFPVKKKISTQIMCSCHNNLNTDTYICNFCNSYTCKIPSKCKVCGIHLISMHDLSHITNNLQESPLFIEMKNEKSAHYSCSSCHQKLYEKVSQCTKCKHVFCVECDIFIHEDLNQCPFCLIHHS from the exons ATGCAAAATACCCAAAGTTCTGAAAACAAA gcTACCTTAGTTGAAGAAGTTGTAAGagattttgataaaaatgaagttTTTGAAGAAATAACTGCTAAGTTTACGTGGGAACAAG ATGTTGAAAGATCGTGGAACTTACTTGTAGAAAATAACGGTGTTTTACAACATGTTAGTCaagaaaatttagaaaataatagtaaacaaaaatataaaaaagatcaAATTGCTTCCTTAAGAAAAGGAATATTCAG acatataataatactttttgATATGTCGAGTAGCATGAAAGAAAGGGACTTTAAGCCAGATAGAATAAATGTTGTCCTGGAATGTGTAGAAGTAAAAATAGGAAAGAAAATTGCTCTTAGAGGGGCAAAGCGAAAAATTACAGATATATATAGtcac GCATtcttgaaaaatttttttttcaaaaatccTGTTGGGCATGTGGGAGTTGTAGCTTTAAAAAACAGTTCAGCAAAATTAATTCAATCATTAACATCAAATATAGATGACATATTAAGTTCATTGTTAAAGGAAAGAAGTAATGGTCTTCAAGGTTCACCATCACTACAAGAGGGCTTAGAAATTGCGCATGATTTATTAATTGATATGCCTATGTATGGAACGAaagaaatagtaataatgtaTAGTTCTATAAGAACatgtgataaaaataatatattaaatattttggaATTATTAGTAAAAAACAACATTTACGTAAATTGTATTTCTATTGCCCCagaaatgcatatattaaaatatatatgtgaacgAACAAAaggtatttataaaatatgtacaagtaaaaatgaattattaaatgaaataaatagtGTTGCAGAAACACCTTTATGGATGTTTGGAATGGAACCacaattaatacatatatgttttccagtaaaaaaaaaaataagtacacAAATAATGTGCTCTTGTCATAATAACCTAAACACagatacgtatatatgtaatttctGTAATAGCTATACATGCAAAATACCATCAAAATGTAAAGTATGTggtatacatttaatttcTATGCATGATTTATCACATATTACAAATAATCTTCAAGAATCTCCTTTATTTattgaaatgaaaaatgaaaaaagtgcGCATTACTCTTGTTCATCATGCCATCAAAAACTTTATGAAAAAGTATCACAGTGTACTAAGTGTAAACATGTTTTTTGTGTTGAAtgtgatatatttatacacgaGGACTTGAATCAGTGTCCTTTTTGTTTAATCCATCACTCGTAG
- a CDS encoding serine/threonine protein kinase PK9, with the protein MYLGSIKDIEDDLLWRGEHKQVYVCVNKNKNKEAIKIDISYDNNIYDILQLGREKYGINGEYITDSCGNVIKSIKDIIDGDTLYLKESVDKLYIDSKMENNLIVNDYVVQKRIGSGGFGIVFQGIHIQTKQRVALKFIPKSNFLDVTDVHRVFIEIQTLRGLIHNNIIKMYDVNHFQNYVCLIMEYAINGDLKNYILKNNGYLSEKEAHDLFLQIVKGVYYCHSKHIVHRDLKLENILLDENMTCKIADFGLSDFVNVDQNIKTEAGTKAYIAPEIIFNQTINYSVFKLDIWSLGILLFIMTQGFAPFKYGKKELKNFESNTLQYPNDVSDDLKSLISMMLNVDPNKRPIIVEILNHRWFYKYTEGV; encoded by the coding sequence ATGTACCTGGGGAGCATCAAAGACATTGAGGATGACCTTCTTTGGAGGGGAGAACACAAACAGGTATACGTGTGTGtaaataagaacaaaaataaagaagcgATAAAAATAGACATCAGTTATGATAACaatatttatgatatattacAATTAGGAAGAGAGAAATATGGAATCAATGGAGAATACATAACTGACAGTTGTGGGAATGTAATAAAATCaataaaagatattattGATGGTgatacattatatttaaaagaaagtgtagataaattatatattgatagtaaaatggaaaataatttaattgttAATGATTATGTAGTTCAAAAGAGAATAGGATCTGGTGGATTTGGAATAGTATTTCAAGGTATCCATATACAAACAAAACAGAGAGTtgctttaaaatttattcctAAAAGTAATTTCTTAGATGTTACAGATGTGCACAGAGTTTTTATTGAAATACAAACATTAAGAGGactaatacataataatataattaaaatgtatgatgtaaatcattttcaaaattacGTGTGTTTAATTATGGAATATGCTATTAATggagatttaaaaaattatattttaaaaaataatggatACTTATCAGAAAAAGAAGCACATGATTTATTTCTTCAAATTGTTAAGGGAGTATATTATTGTCATTCTAAACATATAGTACATCGAGatttaaaattagaaaatattttattagatGAAAATATGACTTGTAAAATTGCTGATTTTGGTTTATCTGACTTTGTTAATGTTGATCAGAATATTAAAACAGAAGCTGGTACTAAAGCTTATATAGCTCcagaaattattttcaatcAAACTATTAATTATTCTGTTTTTAAGCTAGATATATGGAGCTtaggtatattattatttatcatgACTCAAGGATTCGCACCTtttaaatatggaaaaaaggaattaaaaaACTTTGAAAGTAACACTCTGCAATATCCAAACGATGTATCCGATGATCTGAAAAGTTTAATCTCCATGATGCTCAACGTAGATCCGAACAAGCGCCCCATTATTGTAGAAATACTTAACCACAGGTGGTTTTACAAATACACGGAGGGGGTGTAA
- a CDS encoding heptatricopeptide repeat-containing protein: MHYLKKHLVFSHRKFINKICVDCNSFKMFRKKSRNFTSFRSIYECDLAHGNYIRNTSDISNACNTNGINSRKELLCTDPENIANTTTKTITYTVATTTTIPTTSSTINNNNYDEEFFKSVLFVNNLDDLKDYLENNLNELKNHEYILLLFKIYEIIFSNFYKTYEMSEILRLDNPNFKYVSLEQYIEEQEKKYDHAKMYRDSVKEMEEEEVGEEVGEKVGEEADEAVDNIRNVNLNSHYADRNKCDNMEYTGQNSSEHGNNSICKEESLDNVKRNKTNDNGDVKDTTVKHQLGYNKATICSQNKELEKIHFTKKKIFFGKTKLNILMDIYIKYIIDLENLNVKENKWKEYVTFFLTHKYKSFYDNIVNRIYKTFFTFSCVDVINFLYIIKRTNVSSVKNISMLAENTILQNVKYLDEEYLVRVGYVYLNNSNKNKNITHINPHSSKNLFETYINFVQNKIKTMNNQNFIKVLTYISNNNYKHVQFYKESKSEVYKRYNNFSEEQIIKLFYLYSKNITASDTVFMFSFINSIVDMFTRNSALLERQLVDVQSNASDHFVIAGMNTENKRDNSRTLSSDYSKLEKRITEEKENELIFPLSVLLNGIWANAKYFKNYPFLLKRCENIILKNIQNLGTSTISMLVWAYSTVENKSKELCFNNILYIKLKERTLQLYKSMTPKQLSNCLLGLSTTLGRAINNDGYVDTTLHAEVEQYLLQNVVEKYEVGGKCKTGGTHQISGKHKTSEMYKAANKGVQKTKYYNLTFLNFFTAEDLANICFSYSLVRTGSREFHTLIQSVLLNKIYDLSPQHISKIAYTYGCFYYYSSYTLLSSLQYEILQRVHQFSYHEISDILWCYCVNKFFDSDFWKCMLHGIDFEKVYNDARCSLLYSSLSYINLVDSSILDSYNVLRIFNFLRESYWNFQIVEYPHMFADEVVQTLVEENNFILSNNCSSSKDRAVFQYIQKVFDYEGFLIDIYFEYKNKKYAIFLYTPLNTTYDGYPLGENILKTRFIKKKNINIVHLVHNIWKNCGKDDRISLIHSQL, translated from the coding sequence ATgcactatttaaaaaaacatctTGTGTTTAGTCATAGAAAGTTTATCAATAAAATATGTGTCGATTGTAATTCCTTTAAAatgtttagaaaaaaatcCAGAAATTTCACTTCGTTTAGAAGTATTTATGAATGTGATTTAGCACATGGAAATTACATAAGGAATACGAGTGATATAAGTAACGCATGCAACACAAATGGCATAAATAGTAGAAAAGAACTACTCTGCACGGATCCTGAAAACATTGCCAATACTACAACTAAAACTATCACTTATACTGTCGCCACCACTACCACTATCCCTACCACCTCCAGcactattaataataataactacGATGaggaattttttaaaagcgTATTGTTTGTGAACAATTTGGACGATTTAAAAGATTACTTGGAGAATAATCTAAATGAATTGAAAAACcacgaatatatattattattatttaaaatatatgaaataatattttctaacTTTTATAAAACTTACGAAATGTCAGAGATTTTGAGACTGGACAAtccaaattttaaatatgtttctCTTGAACAGTATATAGAagaacaggaaaaaaaatatgatcaCGCCAAAATGTATAGGGACTCGGTAAAGGAGATGGAGGAGGAAGAAGTGGGAGAAGAAGTGGGAGAAAAAGTGGGAGAAGAAGCGGACGAAGCAGTGGACAACATCAGAAATGTGAATTTGAATAGTCATTATGCAGACAGAAATAAATGTGATAATATGGAGTACACTGGTCAAAATAGTTCTGAACATGGTAATAATTCTATTTGTAAGGAGGAATCTCTAGATAATGTAAAGAGAAATAAGACTAATGATAATGGAGATGTAAAAGATACAACAGTAAAACATCAACTAGGGTATAATAAAGCAACTATTTGTAgtcaaaataaagaattagagaaaattcattttactaagaaaaaaatatttttcggTAAAACCAAGTTGAACATATTGAtggacatatatattaaatacataatagatttagaaaatttaaatgttaaGGAGAATAAATGGAAAGAATATGTAACATTCTTTTTAACACATAAATACAAAAGCTTTTACGATAATATTGtaaatagaatatataaaactttttttacattttcatgTGTAGatgtaattaattttttgtatatcataaaaagaacaaatgtatcatctgtaaaaaatataagtatgttAGCGGAAAATacaattttacaaaatgtgAAATATCTTGATGAGGAATATTTAGTGAGGGTAGGATACGTTTACTTAAacaattcaaataaaaataaaaacataacaCATATTAATCCCCATAGCAGTAAGAACTTGTTCGAAACGTATATAAATTTcgttcaaaataaaataaagacaatgaataatcaaaattttataaaagtgcTAACATATATTAGTAACAACAATTATAAGCATGTCcaattttataaagaatCAAAAAGTGAAGTATATAAAaggtataataatttttccgaagaacaaataataaaattgttttatctatattctaaaaatataacagcaTCCGATACTGTGTTCATGTTTAGCTTCATTAATTCTATAGTAGATATGTTCACCCGAAATAGCGCACTTCTGGAAAGGCAACTAGTAGATGTTCAGTCCAATGCATCTGATCATTTCGTTATAGCGGGGATGAATACAGAGAATAAAAGAGATAATAGCAGAACGTTATCCAGTGATTACAGCAAATTAGAGAAGAGGATAACGGAGGAAAAAGAGAACGAACTGATTTTTCCCTTATCTGTTTTACTGAATGGTATATGGGCAaatgcaaaatattttaagaattacccttttttattaaaaagatgtgaaaacattattttgaaaaatatacaaaatttggGTACCTCAACGATAAGTATGCTCGTATGGGCTTATAGCACTGtggaaaataaaagcaaagaattatgttttaataacattttatatataaaattaaaagaaagaactttacagttatataaaagtatgaCTCCTAAGCAACTTTCTAACTGTTTACTAGGACTGTCAACAACTTTAGGCAGAGCTATAAATAACGACGGATACGTAGACACTACTTTGCATGCCGAAGTTGAGCAGTACTTATTACAAAACGTGGTGGAAAAGTATGAAGTAGGGGGAAAATGTAAAACAGGGGGAACACACCAAATCAGTGGAAAACACAAAACCAGTGAAATGTATAAAGCAGCAAATAAAGGGGTACAAAAAACGAAATACTACAATTTGacttttttgaatttttttactGCCGAAGATCTGgcaaatatatgtttttcctACTCGTTAGTAAGAACAGGTAGCAGGGAATTTCACACTTTAATTCAATCTGTgttattaaacaaaatatatgatttatcTCCTCAACACATATCAAAAATAGCATATACGTATGGATGTTTCTATTACTATTCTTCATATACTTTGTTAAGTTCTTTGCAGTATGAAATATTACAAAGGGTCCATCAATTTTCTTATCACGAGATTAGTGATATTCTATGGTGTTATTgtgttaataaattttttgactCAGATTTCTGGAAGTGTATGTTACATGGTATCGATTTTGAAAAAGTTTATAATGATGCTCGATgttctttattatattcatctctatcatatattaatttagtTGATTCATCTATTTTAGATTCATATAATGTGttaagaatttttaattttttaagagaATCGTACTGGAATTTTCAAATTGTAGAATACCCTCACATGTTTGCAGATGAGGTAGTACAAACTCTAGTTgaggaaaataattttattttatcaaataatTGTAGCTCGAGTAAAGACAGAGCtgtatttcaatatatacaaaaagtaTTTGATTATGAAGGCTTTttaattgatatatattttgaatataagaataagaaatatgctatatttttatatacaccTCTTAATACAACATATGATGGTTATCCGCTAggagaaaatattttgaaaacaagatttataaaaaagaagaatataaatatagtacATTTGGTTCATAACATTTGGAAGAATTGTGGAAAGGATGATAGAATTAGTTTGATACATTCGCAATTATGA